The genomic segment ATGCTTAGCAGTACGCAAAGTCTTATACGACTACCTTTTTTGGGCTATTTGAGGCATTACTGTAGTTATCTGACTTTAGTAGACTTCTAGAAAAAGTTCTTTGCTGTTTCAGGGTGAACAGGCCGTCCCTTACTTATGGCGAGGCGGTCCAGTACGGTATGGAGAACATTTCGTGGCTCAGACGACACTCCCAATGGGGAAagtaagttaaaaaaaggatatattGGCTCAAATCCTGGAATGTTGTGATTAACGAATATTTCTCCTTTTAGACGGACAGTCAACttgttcctcatcatcaccCAGCTCGGCTTCTGCTGCGTCTACTTTGTCTTCTTGAGCGACAATGTCAAACAGGTGAGCCACGCTTGCGCTAAAAACGCGTCATCTCGGccactgtgacctttgaccgtCGGCCATAAATCAGGCCTTTGCCATTTGGAATTTAAACTGAAAGGCAAAGCTTCATTGCCCATTGTGCCACACCTGACCGACCGAGTCCATATATCAAACGAGATAAAAAGTTGTTTGGTACTACTGACTGATACCAGTAGATGGTGGTCTATGTCTGGTTTTGATACCGCATCAGCTATTTTAGGCTTATTGAAATATAATGTACTCTGGGGGAATAACCACTGTGTTAATTGATTCTCAAATGAAGACtttaggccaggggtgggcaaacttttgggccggGGGgatccacattgactttaaaaatttgacagatgggccgggtcagcacaagatacaatagATATAAAAAGTGCATCCATTAACTTTGTATATagtattgttttgttgttttattgccTTTGGtgatagtttttgttttgtggcaGGTGGTGGAAGCGGCCAATGCCACCTCCTTCAATTGCAACGTGATCTTCAGCAACCAGACGCAGGTTCTGGTGCCCAGTTTTGACTCTCGACTCTACATGCTTTGCTTCCTACCCGCTTTTATCCTCCTGGTCTTCACGCCCAACCTGAAATATTTGGCGCCGCTTTCACTCATCGCCAACTTGGTCATGGCTGCCAGCCTGGTCCTCATCTACTTCTACTCCATCATGGTaaaaaaacaagccattttTAAGACACCATCAAGCGTCTTTAAAAAGCACAATGCTCTGAATTGTGTAAATGTCTGATAGAAAAATGTGGCAGACATTTGCATCAAAAGATATTTGTCCACTTTGACACTTTAAGTGGTCAGGCTCAGCCGGTCAGAACATTTGCATGGCTAGGgcaattctctctctctttctttctttcttcttcttctgacaGGTGacatttaagacaaaaaaagggagcATCGATTAGTTCATTTTCCACAGACCGGAACATAATTGAGGAGTAGACTTTACTTTTCGAACTTTTTTTGAACTCCTCAAAGAAATGAGCTGTCTTATCCGTGGATGATTTGTCTCAGACAAACGTGTCCATGTGAGATTTAacacaaaaactgaatattcagataaGACAATGCTTCCTTTAAGATGAGTTAATATGTCAAATTCTGTAACTTTTAGACAAAATGTATGACAAACCaatccattttcttttccagCACATCCAATCCCCCATCGACCTTCCATTCGTGGGACGCGCAAAAGACTATCCACTCTTCTTTGGGACCGCCATATTTGCCTTTGAAGGCATCGGAGTGGTAGGTGATGACGCAAAGTCAATGAAAAATGTCCCCAAGATCTTCTGAACCGCCATTGTGTTTAGGTCCTCCCCCTAGAGAACAAGATGCAGAGACCTCAGGCTTTCCCACCTGTGCTCTACCTGGGCATGGGGATTGTCACCTTCCTCTACATCAGCTTGGGCACCATTGGCTACTTGTGTTTTGGCGCCGACATTGGCGGCAGCATCACTCTTAACCTGCCCAACTGCTGGTaagatgccattttttaaagattaatcTCATGGTTGGATAACACAACCTGGTACTACttcataaaaatgacaattttctttcaatttgaaGTGTCAATTATCTAGGGCAGGGCACGGGAACCTTATTGACGAAGAACAATTctaaaacattattccttgagagccatactcagaattaaaaagtcaaaatacatgaaaacgtgagcatttattattctttttagccactttgaaagtaaaaaaaaagtcggaattcttttgagaacattattttgcGGGTTCTAATCAATgcatatcaatgagagaatgcatgcagaagagtctaaagaagaaaaaaaataggatttaaaaagggggacagCCTTATACACCCATCaagagagccacatatggctcccgagccataggttccctaacccTGAGCTAGGATCTAACAAAACTCATTCAGttgtgccaaaaaaaataatattctctgTCTTTGGATACAAACTTTGGAATGAACTTAAAGTGCATGACAACATTGCTCAAGTTCAGCAAGTTCAATGTTTGAcgacttatttttttgctataacGCTTTTCTAACAAGAAGCATAGACATAATTACTATCTGGCCTTGAGTTAAAGTTcagtaaaacaggaaaaaaagtatgTGATATCAGCTGAGACATTCTTGTCAAATAATGGCTGCTTCTGCCACCTGCGGCCAGCAATTACAATCAAGCAGCCCTAAGGTCAGTGACTTTGGAAAATTACTGATGGTTCACGCGCTTATTTGCGGGGATTGGAGCTGCTAACTTTCTCTGCCTCCTTCCtcacaataatgataatatggCCATAGTTATGCTTTGCGTTTTGCAaagatttttttatctttatttgcatatttaatgatttttgtaTGCATTTTGGGGGTTGTTTCAGGACGTACCAGGCCGTCAAGCTTCTCTACTGCTTCGGCATCTTCATCACGTTTGCCCTGCAATTCTACGTCCCGGCCGAGATCCTCATCCCGTCGGCCGTGGCTCGCGTGTCCGAGCGATGGAAGACGGCCGTCGACCTGCTGCTCCGGGCTGTCCTGGTCATCTTCACATGTGAGTGGAAAAGGTTATTTCCGTTGCTCTTTCGTGTGGTCCTCGCGCATTTAAAAGCTCCTCCCTTAAAGCGTGCAAAATACTATGTGGACAAAGGTAAAGGTGAGTCAAATGTCCTGAAACAACCTGGGCCAAttcttcccccttttttaatcattgcaaTTCAACCTTGTTAAATAATAAATCGTACAAATGCAATAAGTTTAATTTAAtcacatagggcacacttaaaagtttaACATTTTCCCCTAAGTGGACGTGGCATTAAATTCACTAATTTCAAGATTGTGAAGATATCACTGTATGACGCTGGCAGCTTGAcggtctgggtacattgcttgctgacgcgctatatttgtATAGTGACTGACACTTGCGTATATTTAGCTCAAATTATGACCACATTAGCAATCGACAATGACTTTTTTGTCTTCTACCAGTGACTGAAATGGTGAAGATGAGATAGTTTGGTCAAAAAAACGTTTATTCCCCTGTACAAAAGTTCTTACACActttgaaatgaccaaaaaacgtaTAGTTGACCGGTATGAAGAACCATCTAGTTTAAAATTTTGTAGATTCTGCGCAGGTATTTGTACAttagcccctcccagtcaagatTTTCCACTAGAATAGAGTTCAGGTCCACTTTAGATATCCAAGCCTGACTATAAATAGCCTAAATAGACCTTTCGTTCCCATTAATTGATCAATATGCCAGGAACGATGTGATCTTGCCTGTAAACAGCTAAAAAAACAGTTCCCAAAAAGCTCCCCTAagtccccaaaaatatttttcctttgacCCAAGCACCACTTTGAATCTTAGATGTTGACAATAGCGGATTCTTTTGTAAGGTATCGACGTCCTGCCTGTCGTATTGCCCCCGCACTCCAGACgggcatgacaaaaaaaaagtacatttgtcTTTTCTTCGATATTAATCAAAGTGTCGGTGCTCCTTTTACGCGCTGTCTGCTTTTTACGGCTGTGCTAATTTGCGCATCTGATAGGAGCTCAAAGTAAATGCTCCCCTTTCAACGAGGACTGACACAGAAAGTAATTATGATTAAAGCCGCGAGAAGCAATTGAATggcgggaaaaaaaagatccttAGGGAGGACATTATCCCAGTTACATATTTCTGATAACTAGGCGTGCTTATGAATTAAAGGCAAGATCTGATGGTCGAGTTTTGACCTTGTTTTGTATTTGACGGCAAATAACCAAAAAATGCTGACAAAACTGTGcgttttttggggtaatttgGCATTGGACATCTGTCAATAGAGTCGATATGCGATATGGTGATGCTTTCCCTAAATAGATTAGATGTCAAACGCTATCAGGGCTGCCACAATTCATGTTTAATTTTATCATTCACAGAAATGTACCTTTGGGTCgttttaattcaattcattttaattggaaatTGGAATCGGTGGCGGATTTTTGGCTTTTGCGATGCTGACTCAATTTTGGAGGCTTGTATTGAGAACCTAGAAAATTTCACTGGgataaatatacagtaatccctcaaatatcgcggt from the Stigmatopora nigra isolate UIUO_SnigA chromosome 14, RoL_Snig_1.1, whole genome shotgun sequence genome contains:
- the slc36a1 gene encoding proton-coupled amino acid transporter 1 isoform X1, which gives rise to MMSSSDDVRGEGSLFSDQNPSELDALCPSPPGPSRTQRHYERIGTRTGTSFCQTLIHLLKGNIGTGLLGLPLAVKNAGLVLGPVSLLCMGVIAVHCMRVLVDCSHHLSAKVNRPSLTYGEAVQYGMENISWLRRHSQWGKRTVNLFLIITQLGFCCVYFVFLSDNVKQVVEAANATSFNCNVIFSNQTQVLVPSFDSRLYMLCFLPAFILLVFTPNLKYLAPLSLIANLVMAASLVLIYFYSIMHIQSPIDLPFVGRAKDYPLFFGTAIFAFEGIGVVLPLENKMQRPQAFPPVLYLGMGIVTFLYISLGTIGYLCFGADIGGSITLNLPNCWTYQAVKLLYCFGIFITFALQFYVPAEILIPSAVARVSERWKTAVDLLLRAVLVIFTCALAILIPELDLVISLVGSVSSSFLALIFPPILQVLTFHGEGMSPASLAKNLVISLVGLVGFLTGTYVAVEQIISRNSLKQQL
- the slc36a1 gene encoding proton-coupled amino acid transporter 1 isoform X2 encodes the protein MMSSSDDVRGEGPSRTQRHYERIGTRTGTSFCQTLIHLLKGNIGTGLLGLPLAVKNAGLVLGPVSLLCMGVIAVHCMRVLVDCSHHLSAKVNRPSLTYGEAVQYGMENISWLRRHSQWGKRTVNLFLIITQLGFCCVYFVFLSDNVKQVVEAANATSFNCNVIFSNQTQVLVPSFDSRLYMLCFLPAFILLVFTPNLKYLAPLSLIANLVMAASLVLIYFYSIMHIQSPIDLPFVGRAKDYPLFFGTAIFAFEGIGVVLPLENKMQRPQAFPPVLYLGMGIVTFLYISLGTIGYLCFGADIGGSITLNLPNCWTYQAVKLLYCFGIFITFALQFYVPAEILIPSAVARVSERWKTAVDLLLRAVLVIFTCALAILIPELDLVISLVGSVSSSFLALIFPPILQVLTFHGEGMSPASLAKNLVISLVGLVGFLTGTYVAVEQIISRNSLKQQL